The Dama dama isolate Ldn47 chromosome 11, ASM3311817v1, whole genome shotgun sequence genome segment ATACCACAGATGAGACCCAAAGAGGATGAATGGCTTTCCTGAAttcactctgtctctctctttcagcACAGACAGGCAGATAGACACAGACACCAGCAGCAGTGGCAGAGTCCAAAATAGAGCTAAGGTTTCTTGCTTATGAcaagatctttttctttttccttggcaTGTTCAAACATTGCATCATATGTTGGAACTTTTACCCTGGGCCAGTTAGCCTCACACATTCCTGCCTACAATTCCTGGTCTATTATTcttaaattgctttaaaaaaaaaaaaaattaatagctcCCCCAACAATGttaggtaaagaacctgcctgccattgcagaagacccaggagacatgggttcagtcccaaggtccggaagatcccctggagtaggaaatggcaacccactttaatgttcttgcctggaaaattccatggacagaggagcctgacaggttatagttcaaggggtcgcaaagagtcagatacgactgaacatgcacacacacacccaaatgtTATAACCATATtctaataataaaaaggaaaaagcaccCATAATCTTGCCAGCATAACAGATgaactgtttgatttttttttcccctactcctTTCATGGCCTTGCCTATGTCTATCTTCTTGGAGAGtggtctgccactgtttctgttAGTTTTTCTGGGATGGATGTACTTGAAGATCTTGAACTTTTCAGAGTCCTTAAGATTTCAGCAGGATCCCAGCCCAGCACTGCCAAGTGGTCTGAGCTTCAATGTTGGTCTTTAGGCATATCATGGAGCATCTCGAAGGTGTCATCAACAAACCAGAGGCGGAGATGTCCCCACAAGAGCTGCAGCTCCATTATTTCAAAATGCATGATTATGATGGCAATAATCTGCTTGACGGCCTAGAACTCTCCACGGCCATCACTCATGTCCATAAGGAGGTAGGTCGGGCAGTGGCCCAGGGGGCAGCATCTTGGAGGGGCCTCCCTCTGGTGACTCAGTCCCTGCTCTTGACAACTTCCCCTATCCTTGTACAACACTATTACTGCTTCTCCTTTTTCTGCTCATCTTCAGCTCTGCCTCTTTTCCTGTTCAGAGGGCCTTCTCACAAAGGGTGACCAGCTGAGGCAGAAGTCCCAGAGCCTGCCTGGGATCTTTAGCAAGTGCCACTGGCATTTCCACCATGTGCCAGGGTCTGAGAACTAGCTGAAAGGCAGACCACATTCAAAAGGCAGAACTGGGGAGAAGTGATATCATTTGGGAAGAATGGCCATTCTGGGCCAAGGGATCGAGGGATTTGATGATAAGTGGGGGTTTGGGTGATACAGTATGGTGGTCATGTCCTTGTTGTTATCTCTAATTtgagaggtgaggaaactgaaactcagatcTTATGCCTCCAGATCTAATGTCTGTTCCATTTGACCATACCGTAATCTcaagagaggaggagaggcaaAGTTGGGGAGGGGCGTGTGCTCACACCGGCTGCCAGCTGAGCGGGGCTGTGTTTGCTCTGAAGGTAGCGGGGAGCACCAGCGGCTTCGCATGGGAGACAAGTGTGGCTAATGCAGTGTTGGCTGTGGGAGGCAGACTGATGGATGCTAGCAAAGACTGGCTTTGAGAGAGGAATTGGGGTCCAGCTGCCCTGGCAGGCGAGGATGGTGGTggacaggagaggagagggtcAGGACGTGGGAGAGGTGACAGAGGACGAATTGGCCACAGATACGAGCAGCATCAGCTCAGCCCTTGGCAACGTGAGCCCTGCCACACCCGCTTCTGGAGCAGAAGTGCCTTCACCTCAGAGACTGTAATGGGGTCTACTGGTCGGCAATGCCTCCTTCCTCTTGTCCTGACCCCCACATGTCTAGTGTGGGCTCTCACCACTTTAGCAGAGCTGACCTGTGGGAGGGCCTGGGCTGCGagcttttctttaggattgatttgtgGGTCCTGGAATCTATGAAACTCCGAGTTCTCTGTAAGCCAGACCCAGCTTTCTACAATGAACATGTATGACTTTGgtaatgaaaaaagaatgaaaagtatttttaaaaacaaatcagcaAGGGCCTACTTTGATTGCGTTGTCCTTTTAACtgccaaatataatttttaaattgggttgatGTGAATTGACTCTGGATCTAACATGTGGCTTGTGGATTTCCTAGAAGCAGAAGTACTACATTTGAAGGAGTCTAGGA includes the following:
- the MCFD2 gene encoding multiple coagulation factor deficiency protein 2 isoform X2 produces the protein MEHLEGVINKPEAEMSPQELQLHYFKMHDYDGNNLLDGLELSTAITHVHKEEGNEQTPMNEDELINLIDGVLRDDDKNNDGYIDYAEFAKSLQ